From the genome of Niabella agricola, one region includes:
- a CDS encoding cupin domain-containing protein gives MKRNQFIAVVLSLFAWMKTKAINVQQTVKGFKVPAGEARFGIPYNMKGVTLNQLDIKISGKDTDSRLAVFEQTSLTYKGGPPLHLHLNQDEWFYVLEGKYRFRVGDDLYDMTPGDTIFLPRRVPHAFIQLTERGRVIVSYCPAGRMEDFFAATSQWTSTPTKEVIANVFADHGMKVVGPPLKAD, from the coding sequence ATGAAACGTAATCAATTTATTGCTGTAGTGCTTTCGCTCTTCGCATGGATGAAGACAAAAGCGATCAATGTACAGCAGACTGTAAAGGGTTTTAAAGTTCCTGCCGGTGAGGCCCGGTTTGGCATTCCTTATAACATGAAAGGAGTAACCCTGAACCAGTTGGATATCAAAATATCGGGGAAGGATACAGATAGCAGGCTGGCTGTTTTTGAGCAAACAAGCCTGACCTATAAAGGCGGTCCACCCTTGCATTTACACCTGAACCAGGATGAATGGTTTTATGTGCTGGAAGGAAAATACCGGTTCCGTGTGGGAGACGATCTATACGATATGACTCCCGGCGATACGATATTTCTACCCCGGCGTGTGCCCCATGCATTTATACAGCTTACCGAAAGGGGCCGTGTCATTGTTTCCTACTGTCCGGCCGGTCGTATGGAAGATTTCTTTGCGGCCACCAGCCAGTGGACGAGTACTCCCACGAAAGAAGTAATTGCCAACGTTTTTGCGGATCATGGAATGAAAGTGGTAGGTCCTCCGCTCAAGGCAGATTAA
- a CDS encoding DUF2200 domain-containing protein: MNNTNNARVYKMAFASVYPHYIQKAEKKGRTKEEVDTIICWLTGYDPKTLQRQIDNKTDFETFFAEAPQLNPNASKITGMICGYRVEDIEDPLMQKVRYLDKLIDELAKGKTMEKILRK; the protein is encoded by the coding sequence ATGAATAATACAAACAATGCCCGGGTTTATAAAATGGCCTTTGCAAGCGTTTATCCGCATTACATTCAAAAGGCAGAAAAGAAGGGCCGCACAAAAGAAGAAGTAGATACCATTATTTGCTGGCTGACCGGATATGACCCGAAAACATTGCAACGCCAGATCGATAACAAAACCGATTTTGAAACCTTTTTTGCAGAAGCGCCGCAACTCAATCCGAACGCTTCCAAGATTACCGGCATGATCTGCGGTTACCGCGTAGAAGACATAGAAGATCCGCTGATGCAAAAAGTCCGTTACCTGGATAAGTTGATCGACGAACTGGCAAAGGGGAAAACCATGGAGAAGATCCTTCGGAAGTAA
- the arr gene encoding NAD(+)--rifampin ADP-ribosyltransferase: MAASAVEQLPDNGPFYHGTRADLQPGDLLVAGGVSNYQSDVVMNHIYFTALVHGAGLAAALANGEGRERVYIVEPTGSFENDPNVTDKKFPGNPTRSYRSTAPLKIVGEVTDWDRLTPEQLRQWREKLANNKGEIIN, translated from the coding sequence CTGGCCGCATCGGCTGTTGAGCAGTTACCGGACAACGGACCTTTTTATCATGGTACCCGGGCCGACCTGCAGCCGGGCGATCTGCTTGTAGCGGGTGGCGTATCCAATTACCAGAGCGATGTGGTCATGAATCACATTTACTTTACCGCCCTGGTGCATGGTGCGGGGCTGGCGGCTGCGCTGGCCAATGGTGAGGGGCGCGAGCGGGTGTATATCGTGGAGCCTACGGGCAGCTTCGAAAATGATCCCAATGTAACGGACAAAAAATTTCCAGGCAACCCTACGCGCTCGTATCGCAGTACGGCGCCGCTGAAAATCGTGGGCGAGGTAACCGATTGGGACCGGCTGACACCAGAGCAGCTGCGCCAATGGCGGGAAAAGTTGGCAAATAACAAAGGAGAAATCATTAATTAA
- a CDS encoding MarR family winged helix-turn-helix transcriptional regulator codes for MEDKVIQLRKLSQAYAYTSIRMHEAVGRKAGLSGTDHKYLGFLLQKGPMTAGELADITGLTTGAVTGLVDRFEKKKLLKRQPDKADRRRIIIVPNADKIRALLQPLYQDFQDDTDRLFASFSAAGIKTLETYFAKAIDMMQHKTEQLNQQ; via the coding sequence ATGGAAGACAAGGTTATACAGCTGAGAAAACTCAGCCAGGCTTACGCTTATACCTCCATCCGTATGCATGAAGCTGTAGGACGTAAGGCAGGGCTGTCGGGCACCGATCATAAGTATCTGGGCTTCCTGCTGCAGAAGGGGCCTATGACAGCGGGTGAGTTGGCCGATATTACCGGCCTCACCACCGGCGCTGTGACGGGCCTGGTAGACCGGTTTGAAAAGAAAAAGCTGCTGAAGCGGCAACCTGATAAGGCCGACCGGCGCAGGATCATCATCGTACCCAACGCCGATAAAATACGAGCCTTGCTGCAGCCCTTGTATCAGGATTTCCAGGACGATACGGACCGGCTTTTTGCCTCCTTTTCCGCCGCCGGGATAAAGACCCTGGAAACGTATTTTGCAAAAGCGATCGACATGATGCAGCATAAAACAGAGCAACTCAATCAACAATAA
- a CDS encoding aminoglycoside 6-adenylyltransferase → MTSRSETEMMTLILEVAKDPRILAVLQDGSRSNPNVMSDIFQDFDIIYVVNELFSFLQDHSWVDVFGERMMMQLPEAMELYPPAPELEGAFSYLLQFKDGNRIDLILVPLERLEQFTRDSLCKVLWDKTGIFKNNPLPPASDAGYLVQKPSERSFTDCCSEFWYTNAGLAKGLWRGEVTLAQELVSQVIRGALLQMMDWYLGCRHNFNVNTGKFGKYYQRYLEPEVYKKLLATYPVAELPQIWQAVYTMQDLFRNAAGFIATELGYTYPTDWDKNVTAYMQHVQQLPKDALRIYDGGPVPADRC, encoded by the coding sequence ATGACCAGCAGGAGCGAAACCGAAATGATGACATTAATACTGGAGGTAGCAAAAGATCCCCGGATACTGGCCGTGTTGCAGGATGGATCACGCTCCAATCCGAACGTAATGTCTGATATTTTCCAGGATTTTGATATCATTTATGTGGTAAATGAACTTTTTTCATTTTTGCAGGATCATAGCTGGGTAGATGTATTTGGCGAACGGATGATGATGCAACTGCCGGAAGCGATGGAGCTGTATCCACCTGCACCGGAACTGGAGGGCGCCTTTTCCTACCTGCTACAGTTTAAAGACGGCAACCGCATTGACCTGATCCTGGTGCCGCTCGAACGCCTGGAGCAATTTACCCGCGACAGCCTCTGTAAAGTGTTATGGGATAAGACCGGGATCTTCAAGAACAATCCGTTGCCACCCGCCAGTGATGCCGGTTATCTTGTACAAAAACCTTCAGAACGATCATTCACTGACTGCTGCAGTGAGTTCTGGTATACGAATGCCGGTCTGGCAAAAGGCCTGTGGAGAGGGGAGGTGACCCTGGCCCAGGAGCTCGTCAGCCAGGTGATCCGCGGTGCATTGCTGCAAATGATGGACTGGTACCTGGGTTGCCGGCACAACTTCAATGTAAACACCGGCAAATTTGGAAAGTATTACCAGCGCTACCTCGAACCAGAGGTCTATAAAAAGCTGCTGGCCACTTACCCGGTTGCGGAGCTGCCGCAGATCTGGCAGGCGGTATATACGATGCAGGATCTTTTCAGAAATGCCGCCGGCTTTATTGCAACCGAGCTGGGTTATACCTATCCTACAGACTGGGATAAAAATGTGACCGCTTACATGCAACATGTGCAGCAGCTGCCAAAGGATGCGCTAAGGATCTATGACGGAGGACCGGTTCCCGCAGATAGGTGCTGA
- a CDS encoding TFIIB-type zinc ribbon-containing protein yields MKCPNCNETLLMTERQMVEIDYCPNCRGVWLDRGELDKLLEVASEQKNTISPQKEKGYEERGDRYSNQNDGKKYEQQYPRKKKSFLSDFFDFD; encoded by the coding sequence ATGAAATGTCCAAATTGTAATGAAACCTTGTTGATGACCGAACGGCAGATGGTTGAAATTGACTATTGCCCTAACTGCAGAGGCGTTTGGCTTGACCGGGGCGAGCTGGATAAACTATTAGAGGTGGCCTCCGAGCAAAAAAATACGATCTCACCCCAAAAGGAGAAAGGGTACGAAGAGCGGGGTGACCGTTATTCCAACCAGAACGATGGTAAAAAATATGAGCAGCAGTATCCGCGTAAGAAAAAGTCTTTCCTGTCCGATTTTTTTGACTTTGATTAG
- a CDS encoding HD domain-containing protein: protein MAEDILNRIIAFADRAHGAQTRKYTPDRYIVHPVRVMEICRMYTQSLPVLAAALLHDVLEDTATTEEAIRTFLASLMPLAAVQKTMQLVVELTDIYTKSRYPQWNRYKRKKMEVARLRRVSAEAQTIKYADIMDNSGEIVQQDPDFAKRFLLECRDVLIVATRGNQELYKRTLEVVTTALATIR, encoded by the coding sequence ATGGCAGAAGATATTTTAAACCGGATCATTGCTTTTGCAGACCGGGCTCATGGAGCACAAACACGCAAGTACACACCAGACCGGTATATCGTACATCCCGTGCGGGTTATGGAGATCTGCCGCATGTATACGCAAAGCCTGCCGGTGCTGGCAGCAGCCCTGTTACATGATGTGCTGGAGGATACGGCCACGACCGAAGAAGCGATAAGGACATTTTTAGCTTCGCTTATGCCGCTGGCCGCGGTTCAAAAAACAATGCAACTGGTAGTGGAGCTTACCGATATATACACCAAGTCCCGGTATCCGCAGTGGAACCGGTATAAGAGAAAAAAAATGGAAGTGGCGCGTCTCCGGCGGGTAAGCGCCGAGGCCCAAACCATAAAGTATGCGGATATTATGGACAACAGCGGGGAAATTGTTCAACAGGATCCGGATTTCGCAAAGCGTTTTTTACTGGAATGCCGGGATGTTCTGATCGTGGCCACCAGGGGAAATCAGGAGCTCTATAAACGGACGCTTGAAGTGGTAACAACAGCACTGGCAACGATACGATGA
- a CDS encoding YkvA family protein produces MYVLSPVDLISDFIPVLGLLDDLIIVPLRIRATLKQIPQYLISEIRSRINA; encoded by the coding sequence ATGTATGTTTTAAGTCCGGTGGATCTGATTTCTGATTTTATTCCGGTACTGGGTCTGCTGGATGACCTGATCATTGTACCACTGCGCATCAGGGCCACCCTCAAACAGATTCCCCAGTATCTGATCAGTGAAATCCGGTCAAGGATCAATGCCTAA
- a CDS encoding HAD family hydrolase: MNTGITTIAFDADDTLWVNEPYFQEAEQRFCGLLEDYLSQHAVSQELYKTEMQNLHLYGYGVKGFILCMIETIDRVSAGTAPLQLVNKAIALGQALLQYPIELLPGVTETLKCLKGRYRLVMATKGDLLDQERKLKKSGLEPFFHHIEIMSDKKKGDYEKLLKHLDCRPENFLMLGNSIKSDVLPVLELGGFAAHIPYQVTWTHERHDQTLKHARFVELKNISKVLEHLKSALVFRTETEKD, from the coding sequence ATGAATACCGGAATTACCACCATCGCTTTTGATGCAGATGATACCCTATGGGTAAACGAACCCTATTTCCAGGAGGCAGAGCAGCGATTTTGCGGGTTGCTGGAAGATTATTTGTCACAACACGCGGTATCGCAGGAACTGTATAAAACCGAGATGCAGAACCTGCACCTCTACGGTTATGGTGTAAAAGGATTTATACTGTGCATGATCGAAACGATCGATAGGGTCTCCGCGGGAACGGCTCCCCTCCAGCTGGTGAACAAAGCCATTGCACTGGGTCAGGCGCTGCTGCAATATCCCATTGAACTGCTGCCCGGTGTTACAGAAACACTGAAATGCCTCAAAGGCCGGTACCGCTTGGTAATGGCGACAAAGGGCGATTTGCTGGACCAGGAGCGGAAACTTAAAAAATCGGGCCTGGAGCCTTTCTTTCACCATATTGAAATCATGAGTGATAAAAAAAAGGGGGATTATGAAAAACTGTTAAAGCACCTGGATTGTCGCCCTGAAAACTTCCTGATGCTGGGCAACTCCATCAAATCGGACGTGTTGCCGGTATTGGAGCTGGGTGGCTTTGCAGCGCATATCCCCTATCAAGTTACCTGGACGCATGAGCGGCACGATCAAACTCTGAAGCATGCCCGGTTTGTAGAACTCAAAAACATTAGCAAGGTGCTGGAACACCTAAAAAGTGCTTTAGTCTTTAGGACGGAGACTGAAAAGGATTAG
- a CDS encoding rhomboid family intramembrane serine protease: protein MTDTGIIALLLILLNILFSYKGFTNRTFFTTYRFEVDPILIHKDFKRLVTSGFLHISWLHLIFNMISLSAFIGLIGANLGGLRFLVIYFSGLVGGGLFSLLIHRHHGNYSAVGASGAVCGIIFAAIALFPGMGVGFFGLPFSIPGWLYGILYVLFSIYGIRSGKNNVGHDAHLGGALVGMFVALLMEPEAFAQNYCTILIIAVPSIAFIWLVIKRPDMLVVDNRWFKTHRKNYSIDDRYNEEKNNAQRDIDRILDKINKRGMDSLTRAELEKLKKHSKNMP from the coding sequence ATGACAGATACCGGAATCATTGCACTCCTGCTGATCCTGTTGAATATTCTTTTTTCCTACAAAGGATTTACCAACCGCACATTTTTTACTACCTACCGGTTTGAGGTAGATCCGATATTGATCCATAAAGATTTTAAACGTCTGGTTACATCGGGCTTCCTGCATATCAGCTGGCTGCATCTTATTTTTAACATGATCAGTCTTTCTGCTTTCATCGGGTTGATCGGCGCTAATCTCGGTGGCCTTCGGTTCCTGGTCATCTATTTTTCAGGACTGGTCGGTGGAGGCTTGTTTTCCCTGCTGATTCACCGGCATCATGGCAACTACAGTGCTGTGGGCGCTTCCGGAGCCGTTTGCGGGATCATTTTTGCGGCTATTGCCTTATTTCCAGGTATGGGTGTTGGTTTCTTTGGACTTCCGTTCTCCATTCCGGGCTGGCTGTATGGGATCCTTTACGTACTGTTTTCCATCTATGGTATCCGTTCGGGTAAAAATAATGTAGGACATGATGCGCATTTGGGTGGAGCGCTTGTTGGTATGTTTGTGGCTTTATTGATGGAGCCGGAGGCCTTTGCACAAAATTATTGCACCATCCTGATCATTGCCGTACCTTCTATAGCTTTTATCTGGTTGGTGATTAAAAGACCCGATATGCTGGTAGTGGATAATCGCTGGTTTAAAACCCATCGTAAAAATTACTCCATCGACGACCGGTACAACGAAGAAAAAAATAACGCACAGAGGGACATTGACCGCATCCTTGATAAGATCAATAAACGAGGAATGGATAGCCTTACCAGGGCAGAGCTGGAAAAATTAAAAAAACATTCGAAAAACATGCCTTAG
- a CDS encoding helix-turn-helix domain-containing protein yields MNASQGLFYFISGLSTLNGFLFGSYLLFLNKSRVTHHLLLGFLLLLLSVKLGDAVFSYFHPDLSLVYIQMGLSACLLIGPTLYFYARSCIFPQQVFFRNWKVSFLPFMALIVIGLMYPMQLYPEIWKQYLVKLVYAIWFSGLAVTCVFYWKYKDRFREGSYFRYILLGNIIYYTGFSGMMKGPVCIVGAIAFTLLTYLKIYEVFRNNPEERSSIKKPEKYQHKKIPGKQADLLIQKLEKIVLEEKLYLLPDIKLGDVASRSNMTNHQLSQLLNDNLKQRFSAFINGYRIKEACKLIVEKPHIRIEEIGYEVGFNSKSTFFTVFKKLTGITPMQYREGVPQTTPSY; encoded by the coding sequence ATGAATGCGTCACAGGGATTGTTTTATTTTATAAGTGGATTAAGTACATTAAACGGTTTTTTATTCGGTAGTTATTTGCTGTTCCTGAATAAATCCCGGGTAACACATCACCTGTTGCTGGGCTTCCTGCTGTTGCTTTTGTCCGTAAAGCTGGGAGATGCCGTTTTCAGCTATTTCCATCCGGATCTGTCTCTGGTTTATATCCAGATGGGCTTGAGCGCCTGTTTGCTTATCGGTCCTACACTTTACTTTTATGCCCGGTCCTGTATTTTTCCCCAACAGGTCTTTTTCAGGAACTGGAAGGTTTCCTTCCTGCCGTTTATGGCACTGATCGTTATCGGCCTTATGTACCCGATGCAGTTGTATCCCGAGATATGGAAGCAATATCTTGTAAAACTGGTATATGCCATTTGGTTTTCCGGCCTTGCAGTTACCTGTGTTTTTTATTGGAAGTATAAAGACAGGTTCAGGGAAGGATCCTATTTCCGGTATATACTTCTTGGTAATATTATTTATTATACCGGGTTCTCCGGGATGATGAAAGGTCCTGTTTGCATTGTAGGCGCCATCGCTTTTACCCTTTTAACGTATCTGAAAATTTATGAGGTTTTCCGGAACAACCCCGAAGAGCGGTCTTCCATAAAAAAGCCTGAAAAGTACCAGCATAAAAAGATCCCCGGGAAACAGGCAGACCTGCTGATCCAAAAATTGGAAAAAATAGTCCTGGAAGAAAAACTGTACCTGCTGCCCGATATAAAACTAGGCGATGTGGCGTCCCGAAGCAATATGACAAATCATCAGCTCTCACAATTATTGAATGATAATCTGAAGCAGCGCTTTTCCGCCTTTATCAACGGATATCGTATAAAAGAAGCTTGTAAACTGATCGTTGAAAAGCCACATATACGGATCGAGGAAATCGGCTATGAGGTGGGATTTAACTCCAAGTCTACCTTTTTTACGGTGTTCAAAAAACTAACCGGCATCACACCTATGCAGTACCGGGAGGGCGTTCCGCAGACAACACCGTCATACTGA
- a CDS encoding VOC family protein: MNPKMIWANLAVNDLERTTKFYAELGFKPNGTPNAELTSFFAAENKLIIHFFLRDALKPGMKGEIVDAHTANEIVFTLSAGSKGEVDDWATEVEQAGGTIVSPPETFGKAYYGFVFADPDGHKFNVFYMEGL; the protein is encoded by the coding sequence ATGAATCCAAAAATGATATGGGCCAACCTGGCCGTAAACGACCTGGAGCGAACCACAAAATTTTACGCGGAACTGGGATTTAAGCCCAATGGCACTCCCAATGCGGAGTTGACCAGTTTTTTTGCCGCAGAAAATAAATTGATCATCCACTTTTTCCTGAGAGATGCGCTTAAACCCGGCATGAAGGGCGAGATCGTCGATGCTCACACTGCCAACGAAATCGTTTTTACGCTTTCAGCGGGAAGTAAAGGCGAGGTAGATGACTGGGCAACCGAAGTGGAGCAAGCCGGCGGTACCATTGTTTCGCCTCCTGAAACGTTCGGAAAAGCATATTATGGCTTTGTTTTTGCGGATCCGGATGGGCATAAGTTCAATGTGTTTTATATGGAAGGACTTTGA
- a CDS encoding alpha/beta fold hydrolase: MMEAQCVNIFNRTVAVDGVDIFYREAGDRDNPSLLLLHGFPSSSVMFKNLMTALADQFHLVAPDFPGFGFSAFPDRSSFEYTFKNIAVCINRFTERIDLHRFTIYLHDYGCPVGLQLCINHPEKIEGMIVQNGNSYMEGIGPQWDETRDYWKYPTEEKKRKVAAFLSLEGTKAQYIAGLPDELRALVGPETWTLDWERMSRPGNIEMQFELNCDYQHHIEQFPAFQKYFREYQPKALVIWGRYDVFFDVKEASCYKRDLPDAAVHILEGGHMLLETHFAEVLDLVRNVGTGR, translated from the coding sequence ATGATGGAAGCACAATGTGTAAACATTTTTAACAGAACCGTAGCGGTGGATGGCGTAGATATTTTTTACCGCGAAGCCGGGGACCGGGACAATCCGTCGCTCCTGCTGTTACATGGATTTCCCTCTTCATCGGTCATGTTTAAAAATCTTATGACTGCGCTCGCTGACCAATTTCACCTGGTAGCTCCCGATTTTCCCGGCTTTGGGTTCAGTGCCTTTCCCGACCGGAGCAGTTTTGAATACACGTTCAAAAACATAGCCGTCTGCATCAACCGGTTTACCGAACGGATTGATCTGCATCGGTTCACAATATACCTGCACGACTATGGTTGTCCGGTAGGGCTACAGTTATGCATAAATCACCCTGAAAAAATCGAAGGCATGATCGTACAGAACGGGAACTCCTATATGGAAGGCATTGGACCGCAATGGGACGAAACCCGGGATTACTGGAAATACCCTACCGAAGAAAAAAAACGGAAAGTAGCAGCATTCCTAAGCCTGGAAGGAACAAAAGCACAATATATTGCGGGACTCCCGGATGAATTGAGGGCCCTTGTCGGACCCGAAACATGGACGCTCGATTGGGAACGGATGAGCCGGCCGGGGAATATAGAGATGCAGTTTGAATTAAACTGCGACTACCAACACCATATTGAACAATTCCCGGCATTTCAGAAATATTTTCGGGAATACCAGCCCAAAGCCCTGGTAATATGGGGCAGATACGATGTGTTTTTTGATGTTAAAGAAGCCTCCTGCTATAAAAGAGATCTGCCCGATGCAGCGGTACATATTCTCGAAGGAGGACATATGCTATTGGAAACCCATTTTGCGGAAGTCCTGGACCTGGTTCGAAACGTTGGAACAGGCAGGTAG
- a CDS encoding DUF1772 domain-containing protein: MKKFWWCCSLILVMLVTGVFWGTWFTLTRSLETFPPDHFIRIGQTIIDNVALPMRILMPATLLAQLLLCVGFWKQKPAVYFFAASFIFMIVALLITLLVEVPIDNQVKTWTAATIPDGWTALRATWKQFHFYRTVSSVLSFILLTTPVLFRHRSRSLYR, encoded by the coding sequence ATGAAAAAATTCTGGTGGTGCTGCAGCCTGATCCTGGTTATGTTGGTTACCGGCGTATTCTGGGGAACCTGGTTCACACTCACACGCAGCCTGGAAACCTTTCCACCCGATCATTTTATACGGATTGGTCAAACCATTATTGATAATGTTGCACTTCCCATGCGGATCCTAATGCCCGCTACCCTACTGGCACAGCTGCTGCTTTGTGTTGGCTTTTGGAAACAGAAGCCGGCTGTTTATTTTTTTGCAGCTTCTTTTATTTTTATGATCGTTGCCCTGCTGATCACTTTATTGGTGGAAGTGCCCATCGATAACCAGGTCAAGACCTGGACCGCTGCTACGATCCCCGATGGCTGGACGGCACTGCGGGCAACCTGGAAACAGTTTCATTTTTACAGAACCGTGAGCAGTGTGCTCAGCTTTATATTACTGACTACACCGGTTTTATTCCGGCATAGAAGCAGATCCCTGTACCGATAA
- a CDS encoding 2'-5' RNA ligase family protein — translation MHGYSIAISPSDNVIEQVRQLKQQLRSAIGWYGSVNAQAHITFNVFQAGAAELKLWERYTTGFAAQQQPLPLLFDHTGAFANGAFFLAPDVVSEPLLIRMMQAFHHQAPMPASISVKPHMSIGRRLSPLQLIAAQQLIPEVGIRFVCTGLVLRRFNNTRKQYDIIRHFPFTDAAAL, via the coding sequence ATGCACGGGTACTCTATTGCTATATCGCCGTCTGATAACGTTATCGAACAGGTAAGACAATTGAAGCAACAGCTGCGATCGGCCATCGGGTGGTATGGCAGTGTGAACGCCCAGGCACATATCACCTTTAATGTATTCCAGGCAGGAGCAGCGGAGTTGAAACTTTGGGAGCGCTATACAACAGGCTTTGCCGCGCAGCAGCAACCGCTACCGCTTCTCTTTGATCACACCGGGGCTTTTGCAAACGGCGCCTTCTTCCTCGCACCGGATGTAGTGTCTGAACCATTGCTGATCCGCATGATGCAGGCCTTTCATCACCAGGCACCAATGCCCGCAAGCATTTCGGTAAAACCGCATATGTCTATCGGCAGGCGGCTGTCGCCGTTACAGCTGATTGCAGCACAGCAACTGATTCCCGAAGTAGGCATCCGCTTTGTCTGCACTGGTTTGGTACTACGTCGCTTTAACAACACCCGCAAGCAATACGATATTATCCGACACTTTCCTTTTACTGATGCTGCTGCTCTTTAA
- a CDS encoding serine hydrolase gives MSKYILLASLLFIYTSGHTQKEDKKLKIHIQEAISGFHGDIGVYVHHLGKNRAVAVNADTVFPTASIVKVPILAGVFTRIAQKELKLSQEFVYDAKRVYGGSGLMQFYKDSARTDLSTMISLMLTYSDNVASIWLQELAGGGAAINTIMDQLGLPNTKVNSRTAGRQDIWKKYGWGQTTPREMAQLFTLIRQGKVVDARHSDKMYRYLKNQFYNGRSLSQLPATVSTICKTGSVDDARGEVVLVNAPGGDFVFCILTKNNKDKSWTDNNEAEVLTRKLANIIWNYYEPKRRFTAFEKID, from the coding sequence ATGTCAAAATATATCCTGCTTGCAAGTTTGCTTTTTATTTACACATCGGGCCATACCCAAAAAGAGGATAAAAAATTAAAAATACACATTCAGGAAGCGATCAGCGGTTTTCACGGAGATATTGGCGTGTACGTGCACCATCTGGGAAAAAACAGGGCAGTAGCGGTGAATGCGGATACCGTATTTCCTACGGCCAGCATTGTAAAAGTGCCGATTCTTGCCGGCGTGTTTACCAGGATTGCCCAGAAAGAGTTAAAGCTTTCGCAGGAATTCGTGTATGATGCAAAAAGAGTCTATGGTGGTTCGGGGTTAATGCAGTTCTATAAAGACAGCGCCCGTACGGATCTGTCGACCATGATCTCTCTGATGCTTACCTACAGCGATAATGTAGCTTCCATCTGGTTGCAGGAACTGGCAGGCGGTGGCGCCGCGATCAATACCATCATGGATCAGTTGGGACTGCCCAACACAAAGGTGAACTCCCGTACGGCAGGCCGCCAGGACATCTGGAAGAAATATGGCTGGGGGCAAACCACACCCAGGGAAATGGCACAACTGTTTACATTGATCCGGCAGGGCAAGGTGGTTGATGCGCGGCATTCCGATAAAATGTACCGTTACCTAAAAAACCAATTCTACAATGGCCGCTCTTTATCGCAGCTGCCGGCAACCGTAAGTACAATTTGTAAGACCGGTTCGGTAGACGATGCCCGCGGGGAAGTGGTGCTCGTCAATGCTCCAGGTGGCGATTTTGTGTTTTGTATCCTGACCAAAAACAATAAAGACAAAAGCTGGACGGATAATAATGAAGCCGAAGTGTTAACCCGGAAGCTGGCCAATATTATCTGGAATTATTACGAACCGAAACGCCGGTTTACAGCTTTTGAGAAGATCGATTAA
- a CDS encoding Crp/Fnr family transcriptional regulator, whose product MLRTNQSFLVYIQQLYEAQPRKEDIIQKTFARGKKLLTQHEKASRVMLIKEGIAKCFITEENDKDYIVEFLGKGEIIGEIEGIRGTPCLCSIEAITPVDVYALSLSYFSALIKKDLRLNNLLLEVFAQRIVYTSSRASYQQLYTIEHSLSRLLTLQKQQSIEISKEDMAAYLGVTIRSLNRALKTVHKNKNAF is encoded by the coding sequence ATGTTACGAACCAACCAGTCTTTCCTGGTCTATATCCAGCAACTATACGAAGCTCAGCCGCGTAAAGAAGACATCATTCAAAAAACCTTTGCCCGGGGTAAAAAACTTCTGACGCAACATGAAAAGGCGTCCAGGGTCATGCTCATCAAAGAAGGAATTGCCAAATGTTTTATTACAGAAGAGAACGATAAAGATTACATCGTAGAGTTTTTAGGAAAAGGAGAAATCATCGGGGAAATAGAAGGCATTCGCGGCACACCCTGCCTGTGCTCCATTGAAGCGATCACCCCTGTGGACGTGTATGCGCTTTCTCTTTCTTATTTTTCAGCACTTATCAAAAAAGACCTACGGCTTAATAACCTGTTGCTGGAAGTTTTTGCGCAGCGTATTGTATATACTTCCAGCCGCGCATCCTATCAGCAACTTTATACCATTGAGCATTCGCTTTCCCGGCTCCTGACCCTGCAAAAGCAACAGTCCATCGAAATTTCAAAAGAGGATATGGCGGCTTACCTGGGTGTTACCATCCGGAGTTTAAACAGGGCACTGAAGACGGTGCACAAAAATAAAAATGCGTTTTGA